A window from Photobacterium sp. DA100 encodes these proteins:
- a CDS encoding SPOR domain-containing protein: MQKIFAVLAVLLLAGCSTTENTHTDSQCIGQMTTEEAYGHLNPERFTIQVLALTEERQADVRNYINHIQGQQPIWVNWKKSSSGRWYAVIYGDFATKDEAKAVIDRLPEAVRQQGPFIRSFAEVQSDKQTDVFRLR, from the coding sequence ATGCAAAAAATTTTTGCAGTTTTGGCTGTGCTTCTTTTAGCCGGCTGTTCCACCACCGAAAACACGCACACTGACAGCCAATGTATAGGCCAGATGACCACAGAGGAAGCCTACGGCCACCTCAACCCTGAGCGTTTCACCATTCAGGTGCTCGCTCTGACCGAAGAGCGTCAAGCCGATGTCAGAAACTATATCAACCACATCCAGGGCCAACAGCCAATCTGGGTGAACTGGAAGAAAAGTTCAAGCGGTCGCTGGTATGCTGTTATTTACGGCGATTTTGCAACCAAAGACGAAGCCAAAGCTGTCATTGACCGCCTGCCAGAAGCCGTACGCCAGCAGGGGCCATTCATCAGAAGCTTTGCCGAAGTACAAAGTGACAAGCAAACTGACGTCTTCCGCCTGCGTTGA
- a CDS encoding electron transfer flavoprotein subunit beta/FixA family protein — protein MKVYVAIKRVIDPYVKVRVKTDGSGVETANVKMAMNPFCEIAVEEAIRLREAGQADEVVVISAGEVACQEQLRTALALGADRAIHIECDAVIEPLSVAKLLAALVKQDQPELIILGKQSIDTDNNQVAQMLSALLGYPQGTFASNVELMGDGVTIDGKRVVKVTREVDGGLETLQLALPAVLSTDLRLNEPRYASLPNIMKAKKKPLDVMTPEALGVTIKNHQEVIEIMAPKPRSGGVKVGSVAELVDKLKNSAKVI, from the coding sequence GTGAAAGTATATGTTGCGATTAAGCGTGTCATTGATCCTTACGTTAAGGTAAGAGTAAAAACTGACGGCTCCGGCGTTGAAACCGCCAACGTGAAAATGGCCATGAATCCGTTTTGTGAAATTGCGGTAGAGGAAGCGATACGGCTGCGAGAAGCGGGCCAGGCTGATGAAGTGGTGGTCATTTCTGCCGGAGAGGTTGCTTGCCAAGAACAATTAAGAACGGCTTTGGCATTGGGTGCCGACAGGGCAATTCACATTGAATGTGATGCCGTGATTGAGCCTTTATCCGTGGCGAAATTATTAGCGGCTTTAGTCAAGCAAGACCAACCCGAGTTGATTATTCTGGGTAAGCAATCGATAGATACTGACAACAATCAGGTGGCACAAATGTTGTCAGCCTTGCTGGGATATCCGCAGGGTACATTTGCTTCGAATGTTGAGCTGATGGGTGACGGTGTCACTATTGATGGCAAACGAGTAGTGAAAGTAACCCGGGAAGTAGATGGAGGATTGGAAACGCTGCAATTGGCCTTGCCGGCAGTATTGAGTACAGACTTGCGGCTAAATGAACCTCGTTATGCATCATTACCCAACATCATGAAAGCAAAGAAAAAGCCTCTTGATGTAATGACCCCGGAAGCGCTCGGGGTAACAATCAAGAACCACCAAGAGGTGATTGAGATAATGGCGCCGAAGCCGCGTTCTGGCGGAGTGAAGGTTGGCTCAGTGGCAGAGCTTGTCGATAAACTCAAAAATAGTGCTAAGGTGATCTAA
- the rlmF gene encoding 23S rRNA (adenine(1618)-N(6))-methyltransferase RlmF — MAQKHKQKAPSKGLHPRNPHRARYDFDKLIQSCPELSPFVAKNPYGDLSVNFSDPEAVKVLNRALLSHFYSVSYWDIPAGFLCPPIPGRADYLHYIADLLADSNGGKIPKGKTIKGIDIGAGANCVYPIIGHRVYGWQFVAADIDPVSIKSARFIVESNPSLKGAIQCRLQKNPDHIFAGMINDSDLFDFTMCNPPFHASLEEAMAGSARKVKNLAANSEKKGGRKQDFQRDKTSNAMKGNKPVLNFGGQKAELWCPGGEAAFIKRMINQSVEKSSQCFWFTTLVSKKDNLSLIYKQLKKAGAVEVKTIDMAQGQKLTRIVAWTFLTPEQQGVWRNTRWVN, encoded by the coding sequence ATGGCACAAAAACATAAGCAGAAAGCGCCGAGCAAGGGGCTGCACCCTCGAAACCCTCATCGAGCCCGTTATGATTTTGACAAGCTAATCCAAAGCTGTCCCGAATTATCACCGTTTGTAGCGAAGAACCCTTATGGTGATTTGTCGGTTAATTTCAGTGATCCTGAAGCGGTTAAGGTGCTTAATCGGGCCCTGCTGAGCCATTTCTATTCAGTGTCATACTGGGATATTCCTGCTGGTTTCCTGTGTCCGCCCATTCCGGGCAGAGCGGACTATCTGCATTATATTGCCGATCTATTGGCTGACTCTAACGGCGGCAAAATTCCCAAGGGCAAAACCATCAAGGGAATCGACATAGGGGCGGGCGCCAATTGTGTTTATCCGATCATTGGGCATCGCGTATATGGTTGGCAGTTTGTGGCTGCCGACATTGATCCGGTATCAATCAAGTCGGCCAGGTTCATTGTTGAATCCAACCCATCATTAAAAGGGGCGATTCAATGTCGATTGCAGAAAAACCCAGATCATATCTTTGCCGGTATGATCAATGACAGCGATCTTTTCGACTTCACTATGTGTAATCCTCCGTTTCATGCTTCACTCGAAGAGGCGATGGCTGGCAGTGCTAGAAAGGTAAAAAATCTGGCGGCGAACTCAGAAAAGAAAGGGGGACGCAAGCAGGATTTTCAGCGCGATAAAACATCGAATGCAATGAAAGGTAATAAGCCGGTATTGAACTTTGGTGGGCAAAAAGCGGAACTGTGGTGTCCCGGAGGGGAAGCGGCTTTTATCAAGCGCATGATCAATCAAAGCGTGGAGAAATCCAGCCAGTGTTTCTGGTTTACCACCTTGGTATCGAAAAAAGACAATCTGTCACTCATCTACAAGCAGTTGAAAAAGGCTGGGGCGGTAGAGGTCAAAACGATTGATATGGCCCAGGGGCAGAAGCTGACTAGAATCGTGGCTTGGACATTCCTGACGCCCGAGCAGCAGGGGGTGTGGCGCAATACCCGCTGGGTTAATTAG
- a CDS encoding MATE family efflux transporter, which produces MKKLISLAVPLIISQLVAQLLVFTDVWMMAQLSILAIAGGGLGAAVYSIVFTVAGSTVGCVANLIAIAYGKRIKDMEKGDAEVSISLKSGLLLSVILTVTLLPVFFWMHDLLLKAGQDPETVVLAVDYLNALKWAMLPTLILLVLRSLVSAFGDTRSVMVMSIATVILNVPLSYLMAFHWDMGLAGLGYGTALAAFVVMLGYGYWVFTLDKYRQYNPFANWQEYRLGILVPLLAIGVPIMIATLMEHALFSSAALLAGTLGAVSLAIHQIAMQCLNLSWNVAFGLSQAASILVSQHVGLQEPGMVKRYAKQGLLLVTITSALFGVLLIAKPEFLTVVFNVEGDALAEELVTALPSVMIMVAACFVVDAWQLSAISILRGMKVVKAPTVTTGIGYWLIGLPSAWVLMNMFGLEGVWGGLAVGLAATGLMLLFILLRELHKLEGREVQSHKTQSAGAMSS; this is translated from the coding sequence ATGAAAAAATTAATCAGCTTGGCTGTGCCGCTCATCATTTCACAGCTGGTTGCGCAATTATTGGTATTTACTGATGTGTGGATGATGGCCCAACTCAGTATCCTTGCTATTGCCGGCGGTGGCCTGGGAGCAGCTGTCTACTCAATCGTTTTTACTGTTGCGGGCAGTACCGTTGGATGTGTTGCGAATTTAATTGCTATCGCCTACGGCAAAAGAATAAAAGATATGGAGAAGGGTGACGCCGAAGTCAGTATTTCTCTCAAAAGTGGACTGCTGCTATCGGTTATCCTGACCGTGACGTTATTGCCCGTCTTCTTCTGGATGCACGACCTACTGCTCAAAGCCGGTCAAGATCCTGAAACCGTCGTGCTGGCGGTAGATTATCTCAATGCCTTGAAGTGGGCGATGCTGCCGACGTTGATTCTGTTGGTTCTGCGCAGCTTGGTTAGTGCGTTTGGTGACACCCGCTCGGTTATGGTGATGTCAATTGCCACTGTTATCCTTAATGTGCCGCTAAGCTACCTGATGGCGTTTCATTGGGATATGGGGTTGGCAGGCTTGGGTTACGGTACTGCACTGGCCGCCTTCGTTGTCATGCTCGGCTATGGCTATTGGGTCTTCACCCTTGATAAATACCGTCAATATAATCCATTTGCCAATTGGCAGGAGTATCGTTTGGGTATCCTGGTGCCGTTGTTGGCGATCGGGGTGCCTATAATGATTGCGACCCTGATGGAGCATGCTCTGTTTTCGAGCGCGGCACTGTTGGCGGGGACCTTAGGGGCCGTGTCGCTGGCTATTCACCAGATTGCAATGCAATGCTTGAATTTGTCGTGGAACGTAGCCTTTGGCCTGTCCCAGGCAGCTTCTATTTTGGTTAGCCAGCATGTCGGTCTGCAAGAACCTGGCATGGTAAAACGCTATGCCAAACAGGGTTTGTTGCTGGTAACAATCACCAGTGCTCTATTTGGGGTATTGTTGATTGCAAAACCAGAGTTCTTGACTGTTGTCTTCAATGTCGAAGGTGATGCATTAGCGGAAGAGTTAGTCACAGCATTGCCCAGTGTGATGATTATGGTTGCGGCTTGTTTTGTGGTTGATGCTTGGCAATTGTCTGCTATTAGTATTCTTCGCGGCATGAAAGTGGTGAAAGCCCCGACGGTAACGACTGGTATTGGCTACTGGCTCATTGGTCTGCCTTCTGCCTGGGTGTTGATGAACATGTTTGGTTTGGAAGGTGTTTGGGGTGGTTTGGCCGTTGGTTTGGCTGCTACGGGCTTAATGCTACTGTTCATCTTGTTGCGTGAACTTCACAAGCTTGAAGGACGTGAAGTGCAAAGCCACAAAACACAAAGTGCAGGGGCTATGTCATCTTAA
- a CDS encoding DUF1778 domain-containing protein, protein MATARLDLRLDEEIKAKAEKASALLGLKSLTEYVVRLMDEDASQVIAQHESITVDGDVFDRFVDACDKAKSPNKALLDAVDFADEKGFK, encoded by the coding sequence ATGGCAACAGCACGTTTGGACTTGCGCCTGGATGAAGAAATTAAAGCCAAAGCTGAAAAGGCCTCGGCACTTTTGGGGCTGAAAAGTCTGACTGAGTACGTGGTCCGTCTGATGGATGAAGATGCCAGCCAGGTAATCGCTCAGCATGAAAGCATCACTGTTGATGGTGATGTATTTGATCGGTTCGTTGATGCTTGCGATAAGGCTAAATCACCGAATAAAGCTTTGCTCGATGCTGTGGATTTTGCAGATGAAAAGGGCTTTAAGTAA
- a CDS encoding slipin family protein — protein sequence MITYSLATIIVLVFVLIVSMFRVLREYERAVVFLLGRFYQVKGPGLIIIIPVIQQMVRVDLRTIVLDVPTQDLITRDNVSVKVNAVVYFRVVDPKMAINNVENYLEATSQLSQTTLRSVLGQHELDELLSARDELNKDLQAILDQHTDNWGIKVANVEIKHVDLDDSMVRALARQAEAERSRRAKVIHATGELEASAKLREAADVLNQAPNAVQLRYMQTLTEISNDRTTTIVFPMPIDLVDKFSNVMASAKKQEDQ from the coding sequence ATGATCACATACTCATTAGCAACGATTATTGTATTGGTGTTCGTGCTAATTGTTAGCATGTTCAGAGTGCTCCGAGAGTACGAGCGTGCAGTTGTATTCTTACTTGGGCGTTTTTACCAGGTAAAGGGGCCGGGGCTTATCATCATTATCCCAGTCATTCAGCAAATGGTACGGGTTGACCTGAGGACGATTGTATTGGATGTCCCTACTCAGGATTTGATCACTCGTGATAACGTCTCGGTTAAAGTGAATGCGGTAGTGTATTTCCGGGTCGTTGATCCAAAAATGGCTATCAATAATGTGGAAAATTACCTTGAAGCGACGAGCCAGCTTTCCCAGACCACGCTGCGCTCTGTGCTCGGTCAGCATGAGCTGGATGAATTACTCTCGGCCCGTGACGAGCTGAACAAAGATCTGCAGGCGATTTTGGATCAGCATACGGACAATTGGGGAATAAAAGTTGCCAATGTGGAAATCAAGCATGTGGATCTTGATGACAGTATGGTACGCGCTCTGGCACGCCAAGCCGAGGCGGAGCGTTCACGCCGTGCGAAGGTCATACATGCTACTGGTGAACTGGAGGCATCGGCCAAATTACGAGAGGCCGCCGATGTCCTCAATCAGGCACCCAATGCGGTACAGCTGCGTTATATGCAGACGCTGACGGAAATTTCCAATGATAGAACCACGACAATTGTCTTCCCGATGCCAATAGACTTGGTAGACAAATTTAGCAATGTGATGGCCTCAGCTAAGAAACAAGAAGATCAATAG
- a CDS encoding FAD-binding protein has protein sequence MRVLVIAEHDNERLGGETLKAVGAARSFDMAIEVLVIGYQCHSVVEDASNIEGVSRVMVADKPEYEHQLAENSALLISEIASDYSHILASATTFGKNVMPRVAALLDVGMLSDVIAIESEDTVIRPIYAGNALARVRSTDPTKIITVRGSAFDAAPMGSGQADQQQLDISIDNKLSEFVGCQASESERPELTAARVVVSGGRALGSRENFALIEQLADKLGGAIGASRAAVDAGFISNDYQVGQTGKIVAPELYIAIGISGAIQHLAGMKDAKVIVAINSDPEAPIFEIADYGLVGDLFDILPELIESV, from the coding sequence ATGCGGGTACTAGTCATTGCAGAGCATGATAATGAGCGCTTGGGTGGGGAAACACTGAAGGCGGTTGGGGCGGCTAGATCATTTGATATGGCTATTGAAGTATTGGTTATTGGCTATCAATGTCACTCGGTTGTTGAAGATGCGTCAAATATAGAAGGCGTCAGCCGGGTCATGGTTGCAGATAAGCCAGAGTATGAGCATCAGCTGGCGGAAAACAGTGCATTGTTAATTTCCGAAATAGCCTCTGATTATAGCCATATCCTGGCATCGGCCACGACGTTTGGAAAAAACGTAATGCCTCGTGTGGCTGCGTTGTTGGATGTTGGCATGCTGTCTGATGTCATCGCTATAGAAAGTGAGGATACGGTTATCAGGCCCATCTATGCCGGTAATGCACTGGCAAGAGTGCGCAGCACTGATCCCACAAAGATAATCACTGTTCGTGGTTCGGCATTTGATGCGGCCCCGATGGGCAGCGGCCAAGCAGATCAGCAGCAGTTAGATATTTCGATTGATAATAAATTGAGTGAGTTTGTCGGATGTCAGGCATCGGAAAGTGAAAGGCCTGAGTTAACCGCTGCCCGTGTTGTCGTATCGGGCGGCAGGGCGCTCGGCAGCAGAGAGAATTTTGCTTTGATCGAGCAACTAGCCGATAAACTCGGAGGGGCAATTGGCGCCTCTCGGGCGGCTGTAGATGCCGGTTTTATTTCCAATGATTACCAGGTTGGCCAGACAGGTAAAATTGTGGCCCCGGAATTATATATTGCAATAGGCATTTCCGGTGCTATTCAGCACCTCGCCGGCATGAAAGATGCCAAAGTGATTGTTGCTATCAACAGTGATCCTGAAGCGCCGATTTTTGAGATCGCTGATTATGGACTGGTCGGGGATCTTTTTGACATCCTGCCTGAGCTGATTGAGTCAGTGTGA
- a CDS encoding GNAT family N-acetyltransferase yields MSWAKEFIELDKKLHDRASFDCGEPELNTFIQTQAAKHMQAGISRTMVLPALLPLPNQKRPICAFYSIAPSSICRDTLPAAMAKKLPKYPIPVFLLAQLAVHHEYHGNGLGKVSLVKALRYLWQVNAHMRAYAIVVDCLSSEAESFYTKYGFEVLCEHNGRVRMFIPMKTVGQLFEGR; encoded by the coding sequence GTGAGTTGGGCCAAAGAGTTTATCGAGCTTGATAAAAAGCTGCATGACCGCGCGTCCTTTGACTGCGGTGAACCGGAACTAAATACCTTCATTCAGACTCAGGCGGCAAAACATATGCAGGCAGGTATCAGCCGTACCATGGTGCTACCTGCCTTACTTCCGCTACCCAATCAAAAACGGCCCATTTGTGCTTTCTATAGCATTGCGCCGAGCTCGATATGTCGCGATACATTACCGGCGGCAATGGCTAAAAAGCTTCCCAAGTATCCGATTCCTGTTTTTTTGCTTGCTCAACTTGCCGTTCACCATGAATATCATGGCAATGGACTGGGTAAAGTGAGTTTGGTCAAGGCATTGAGATATCTTTGGCAAGTCAATGCTCATATGAGGGCGTATGCGATTGTCGTTGATTGTCTGAGCTCCGAAGCGGAATCCTTTTATACCAAATATGGCTTTGAAGTGCTTTGCGAGCACAACGGGCGGGTACGGATGTTTATACCGATGAAAACTGTCGGCCAGTTGTTTGAAGGGCGATAA
- a CDS encoding electron transfer flavoprotein-ubiquinone oxidoreductase, with protein sequence MSSEQQRESMSFDVVIVGAGPAGLSAACRLMQLANENEHPLSVCVVEKGAEIGSHILSGALFEHKALDELFPDWERMEAPLHNAVSDDKFCYLTNEFNHITVAEPLVPETLQNIGNFIISLGNLCRWLAKQAENLGVEIFPGFPASEILYNNQGVVSGVLTKDMGLDKQGGQKATFEPGIELRAKYTIFAEGARGHLGKQLIKQFHLDHGKQPQHYALGLKELWEIPPEHHKPGQVIHGVGWPLSQTGTNGGSFLYHLDNNQVAVGLIVDLNYHNPYLSPFDEFQQLKHHPLFSQHLAGGHRIAFGARAIAKGGLPSLPRQQFPGGLLVGCDAGTLNMAKIKGSHTAMKSGMIAAEAIFHELEQGFHQTTPGYDQIFCQSWLYEELHDSRNFGAEIHRFGTLIGGTLAAIEQRWFRKSLNWTLKDDKPDHECLEPIANHQPINYPKPDGQLSFDKASSVFLSGTQHEENQPCHLLLSDGSIPINLHLERYGEPSQRYCPAGVYEIIEKEGKAAFQINATNCVHCKTCDIKDPSQNITWVPPEGGGGPNYPNM encoded by the coding sequence ATGAGTTCAGAACAACAAAGAGAAAGCATGTCGTTTGATGTTGTGATTGTTGGCGCTGGCCCTGCCGGTTTGTCTGCAGCCTGCCGCCTGATGCAGCTTGCCAACGAGAATGAACACCCCCTCTCAGTCTGTGTGGTCGAAAAAGGTGCAGAGATTGGCAGCCATATCCTGTCTGGCGCGTTGTTCGAACATAAAGCACTGGATGAACTCTTCCCTGACTGGGAGCGCATGGAAGCCCCATTACACAACGCTGTGTCTGATGATAAGTTTTGCTATCTCACCAATGAATTCAATCACATCACCGTTGCAGAGCCACTGGTGCCAGAGACCCTACAGAATATCGGTAACTTTATAATTAGCCTGGGAAACCTATGCCGCTGGCTGGCAAAGCAAGCTGAAAATCTCGGTGTTGAAATCTTTCCCGGCTTCCCCGCCAGCGAAATACTCTACAACAACCAGGGCGTTGTCTCTGGAGTGCTGACCAAAGATATGGGCCTTGATAAACAAGGAGGGCAAAAAGCCACTTTCGAGCCCGGCATTGAACTTCGGGCCAAGTACACCATTTTTGCCGAAGGTGCCAGAGGACATTTGGGGAAGCAGCTTATCAAGCAATTCCACCTCGACCATGGCAAACAACCACAACATTATGCCTTAGGGCTCAAAGAGCTATGGGAAATTCCGCCAGAACATCATAAGCCCGGCCAAGTTATCCATGGTGTCGGATGGCCGCTCAGCCAAACCGGCACGAATGGCGGCAGCTTTTTGTACCACCTCGACAACAATCAGGTCGCTGTCGGTTTAATTGTCGATCTGAACTATCACAACCCCTACCTCAGCCCATTTGATGAGTTCCAGCAGCTGAAGCACCACCCCTTGTTTAGCCAGCACCTAGCCGGAGGTCATCGCATAGCCTTTGGAGCAAGGGCGATAGCCAAAGGGGGGCTCCCCTCATTGCCCAGGCAGCAATTTCCTGGAGGGCTATTGGTTGGCTGCGATGCAGGCACGCTAAATATGGCGAAGATAAAAGGAAGCCATACGGCTATGAAGTCCGGTATGATTGCCGCAGAAGCGATTTTTCACGAACTAGAACAAGGTTTCCATCAGACCACGCCGGGGTATGACCAAATTTTCTGTCAATCTTGGTTATACGAGGAGCTGCACGACTCCCGTAATTTCGGGGCTGAGATCCATCGCTTTGGCACCTTAATCGGTGGAACCTTAGCGGCCATCGAGCAGAGGTGGTTCCGTAAATCGCTCAATTGGACCCTGAAAGACGATAAACCTGATCATGAATGCCTGGAACCCATTGCCAACCACCAGCCAATCAATTACCCGAAACCCGACGGCCAATTGAGCTTTGATAAAGCCTCATCAGTCTTTTTGTCTGGCACCCAACATGAAGAAAATCAGCCATGCCATTTGCTGCTCAGTGATGGTTCAATCCCGATTAACTTACACCTAGAGCGCTATGGAGAGCCCAGCCAACGCTACTGTCCTGCTGGGGTATATGAGATCATTGAAAAAGAAGGCAAGGCGGCATTTCAGATCAATGCCACCAACTGTGTCCATTGTAAAACCTGTGATATCAAAGACCCTTCACAGAACATAACCTGGGTGCCTCCGGAAGGGGGCGGCGGACCAAATTATCCCAATATGTAA
- the umuD gene encoding translesion error-prone DNA polymerase V autoproteolytic subunit codes for MKLFPYFIEGVKCGFPSPADGHQEELDLESYLIRNPNATFFLRASGESMIGAGIYDGDLLVVDRAEPVAPGRIVIARIYDEFTCKRLMRHDQTWWLVAENPSFKPFPMPEDSEIFGVVTRNVHNLLG; via the coding sequence ATGAAGCTATTTCCTTACTTTATTGAAGGGGTGAAGTGCGGCTTTCCGTCACCTGCTGACGGCCATCAAGAGGAGCTCGACCTAGAGAGCTATCTCATTAGAAACCCCAATGCCACTTTTTTCCTGCGGGCGTCTGGTGAATCCATGATAGGTGCCGGTATTTACGACGGTGACCTATTGGTCGTTGATCGGGCCGAGCCCGTTGCTCCCGGGCGAATTGTGATTGCCAGGATATATGATGAATTCACATGCAAGCGCCTGATGCGCCATGACCAAACATGGTGGTTGGTTGCCGAAAACCCGAGTTTCAAGCCTTTTCCCATGCCCGAAGATTCAGAAATTTTTGGGGTGGTAACGCGCAATGTGCATAACTTACTGGGGTGA
- a CDS encoding LysR family transcriptional regulator, whose amino-acid sequence MQELSQTEPLAWRTQLPMKKRHNLLPSSLNGLRVFEASARHLSFTLAAEELNVTQSAVSRQIRQLEDKLGFSLFIRHHRSLELSAQGKEIALLLTRQYSELNQTIRQLKTKETGTLRVQVAMSFAVRWLIPRLHSFKSLNPDVNIILSSSMGHDNELLHLEEGDYDIAIYNVPEVHQSSNMPTFLRKEYLAPVYSELLTKTDEPIDVDKLIANYPRLHPTPDQSDWREWLSRNGRSDQIKKDGLTFNTLDMALTSCFAGQGITITDLMLVVHELQQGYLKLPTGATIVTNNTWQYYYQTISKGDTVTRFIDWMVEEERKDMAALTRMAEQHGWKIID is encoded by the coding sequence ATGCAAGAGTTATCACAAACTGAGCCGCTCGCGTGGCGAACACAATTGCCTATGAAGAAAAGACACAACCTACTTCCATCATCTTTAAATGGGTTAAGAGTATTTGAAGCCTCTGCAAGACACCTGAGTTTTACACTTGCCGCAGAGGAACTCAATGTGACGCAAAGTGCGGTCAGCAGGCAAATCAGACAGTTAGAAGATAAACTTGGTTTCTCACTGTTTATTCGCCACCACCGCTCACTGGAACTGTCAGCCCAAGGAAAAGAAATCGCTCTGCTGCTTACCCGTCAATACAGCGAACTAAACCAAACCATCCGCCAATTGAAAACTAAGGAAACGGGCACTTTGCGAGTGCAGGTTGCAATGAGTTTCGCCGTACGTTGGCTGATTCCCCGTTTGCATTCTTTTAAGTCACTCAACCCAGATGTCAACATTATATTGTCGTCCAGTATGGGACATGACAATGAACTCTTGCACTTAGAAGAGGGTGACTATGATATAGCGATATATAACGTCCCTGAAGTCCATCAAAGCAGCAACATGCCGACTTTTCTCAGAAAAGAGTACTTGGCACCCGTCTATTCTGAACTCTTGACCAAAACCGACGAGCCAATCGATGTGGACAAGCTCATCGCTAACTACCCTCGATTACACCCGACCCCCGACCAATCTGACTGGCGAGAGTGGCTTAGCCGAAATGGGCGAAGCGATCAGATAAAAAAAGACGGTCTAACCTTCAATACCTTGGATATGGCTTTAACTTCCTGCTTTGCGGGCCAGGGCATCACCATTACCGATCTGATGCTGGTCGTCCATGAATTGCAGCAAGGCTATTTGAAACTGCCTACCGGGGCGACTATCGTCACCAACAACACCTGGCAGTATTACTATCAAACCATCAGCAAGGGTGACACCGTCACGCGATTTATTGACTGGATGGTTGAAGAAGAAAGGAAGGACATGGCCGCGCTAACCCGTATGGCCGAGCAGCACGGCTGGAAAATCATCGATTGA